The Kluyveromyces marxianus DMKU3-1042 DNA, complete genome, chromosome 6 genome window below encodes:
- a CDS encoding resistance to Congo red protein has product MSSSTSSINSGSSSATASATSSGDEITNSCFGVSCSNQWEWARWVIFVLFMVVLSVFVLTTFRINYLRRRRGQQPLRYVSWLTPPTYRQAESSRNRTDVPLTDYVPPYTEEANENDLGYYDRDGVFHVNSKADPPPPIDAYVLERRNDRDGNVDLEMQQTARTDPDTITPNTPLPAPPPPAFQPDAMGHPGTPGSSSSDVTFRSANPVPPTNNTNTNGH; this is encoded by the coding sequence AtgagtagtagtactagtagtaTTAATTCAGGGTCTAGCAGTGCGACGGCGTCGGCTACTTCGAGTGGCGACGAGATTACAAACTCATGTTTTGGGGTTTCGTGCTCGAACCAGTGGGAGTGGGCGCGATGGGTGATATTTGTGTTGTTTATGGTGGTGCTTTCAGTGTTTGTTCTTACGACATTCCGGATCAACTATCTAAGACGGCGTAGAGGCCAGCAGCCGCTTCGATACGTTTCGTGGCTCACGCCACCGACGTATCGACAGGCGGAGAGCTCGAGAAACCGGACAGACGTACCGTTGACCGACTATGTCCCGCCATACACGGAAGAAGCCAACGAGAATGATTTGGGCTATTACGATCGCGATGGGGTGTTCCACGTGAACAGCAAGGCTGATCCACCGCCACCTATCGACGCATATGTCTTGGAGCGTCGTAACGATAGGGATGGCAACGTTGATCTCGAGATGCAGCAGACGGCGCGCACGGATCCTGACACGATAACTCCGAACACGCCGCTTCCTGCACCGCCTCCACCAGCATTCCAGCCCGATGCAATGGGCCACCCGGGCACCCCCGGCAGCAGCTCCTCCGATGTGACGTTCAGGAGCGCAAACCCCGTTCCCCCAACtaataataccaataccaacGGGCACTAG
- a CDS encoding RCR superfamily family protein yields the protein MTVLPYLYVRDDTTTTTTDTQNNEKQSAYIQWGRYCIAPAIIIFIAIVIFAINWSRARNGMRPMKGTAWLSPTVFCRYDINDGVQPIQQVPKTNYPTVVYSDPPVDITPPAYTEATNPIDMGVGYYSEGGQFVQTAPNLYEARDVPVEKPKAAAAGLYDQQSSSVERSGKY from the coding sequence atgaCAGTGCTTCCATATCTATACGTGCGAGACGACACCACAACGACAACCACCGATACCCAGAATAATGAGAAACAATCTGCATACATCCAGTGGGGTAGATACTGCATCGCGCCAGCTATCATCATATTCATTGCGATTGTGATATTCGCGATCAACTGGAGTCGTGCAAGAAATGGGATGAGGCCTATGAAGGGAACAGCATGGTTGTCGCCTACTGTGTTTTGTAGGTATGACATTAATGATGGTGTGCAGCCAATACAGCAAGTACCCAAGACGAACTATCCTACTGTGGTATACAGCGATCCACCGGTGGACATAACTCCTCCAGCATACACAGAAGCCACCAATCCCATTGACATGGGCGTGGGCTACTACAGCGAGGGAGGCCAGTTTGTGCAGACGGCGCCTAATTTGTACGAGGCAAGAGACGTTCCGGTAGAGAAACCAAAGGCTGCCGCTGCTGGTCTTTATGACCAACAAAGCTCGAGCGTGGAACGTTCGGggaaatattga
- the UGA2 gene encoding succinate-semialdehyde dehydrogenase (NAD(P)(+)), whose amino-acid sequence MVGSVKEVTPDFKNADLIRKGAYVNGKWIENAAETFEVTDPATLKVIATLPDQPLEAVYEAIDAAETSFRSYKKTGPRQRAQLLRKLYDLMMENVDDLARIITWENGKAFAEAQGEVKYAASYFEWYAEEAVRMYGTTIQPSNTANRAMTVRQPVGVCGIICPWNFPSAMITRKAGAALAAGCTVVIKPDAQTPLSALAMARLVEQAGFPAGAFNVVLTATRTPEFGLALCESSKVKKVSFTGSTNVGKILMKQSASTMKKLSFELGGNAPVIVFEDADLEQAVTQTMLSKFRGLGQTCVCANRIYVQRSVIDKFAESLAEKVNAFVIGHGLDPKTTHGCLINENAIKKVEDHVKDALEKGAKTVVAGGRRTDLGPHFYAPTVLSYVPATAKVNKEETFGPLCALIPFDTAEEVVGYANDTELGLASYVFSQNINTIYTVAEALETGMVSCNTGLFTDCAIPFGGVKESGFGREGSLHGIEDYTVIKTITIGNLPSPL is encoded by the coding sequence ATGGTAGGTAGTGTAAAGGAAGTTACTCCGGACTTTAAGAATGCGGACTTGATTCGCAAAGGTGCTTACGTTAATGGTAAGTGGATCGAAAACGCAGCTGAGACGTTTGAGGTAACGGATCCTGCTACTTTGAAGGTGATTGCTACTTTGCCTGATCAGCCTTTGGAAGCGGTTTACGAGGCAATTGATGCTGCAGAGACGTCGTTCCGTTCTTACAAGAAGACTGGACCAAGACAAAGAGCTCAATTGTTGCGGAAATTGTACGACTTGATGATGGAGAACGTGGATGACTTGGCCAGAATCATAACCTGGGAAAACGGCAAGGCTTTCGCAGAGGCCCAAGGTGAGGTGAAGTACGCAGCGTCGTATTTCGAATGGTACGCTGAAGAAGCAGTAAGGATGTACGGTACGACAATCCAGCCAAGCAACACGGCAAACAGAGCAATGACAGTGCGGCAACCAGTTGGGGTGTGTGGTATTATTTGCCCATGGAACTTCCCCAGTGCTATGATCACCAGAAAAGCAGGTGCGGCTTTAGCGGCAGGTTGTACCGTGGTTATCAAACCGGACGCACAAACACCGCTATCTGCGTTGGCAATGGCTCgtcttgttgaacaagCCGGCTTCCCAGCAGGTGCTTTCAATGTGGTTTTGACCGCTACAAGAACACCTGAGTTTGGTCTCGCCCTTTGTGAATCTAGCAAAGTGAAGAAAGTTTCCTTCACAGGGTCCACCAACGTTGGTAAAATATTGATGAAACAGAGTGCCTCCACCATGAAGAAGCTTTCCTTTGAGCTAGGTGGTAACGCTCCAGTCATCGTTTTTGAAGACGCAGACTTGGAACAGGCTGTTACTCAAACCATGTTGTCGAAATTCAGAGGTCTAGGCCAAACTTGCGTGTGTGCTAACAGAATTTATGTGCAACGTTCAGTTATCGACAAGTTTGCCGAAAGCCTAGCAGAAAAAGTCAATGCGTTTGTCATTGGCCATGGGTTGGACCCTAAGACAACTCACGGTTGTCTAATCAACGAGAACGCCATCAAGAAGGTCGAAGATCACGTCAAGGACGCTTTAGAAAAGGGCGCTAAGACTGTTGTCGCTGGTGGCCGTAGAACCGACTTGGGCCCACATTTCTATGCGCCAACAGTCCTTTCCTATGTTCCTGCTACAGCAAAGGTTAACAAAGAGGAAACTTTTGGTCCTCTTTGTGCATTGATTCCATTCGACActgctgaagaagttgtAGGATATGCAAACGATACAGAATTGGGATTGGCATCCTACGTTTTCTCCCAAAACATCAACACCATTTACACCGTCGCAGAGGCCTTGGAAACTGGTATGGTTTCATGTAACACTGGTTTGTTCACTGATTGCGCCATTCCATTTGGTGGTGTTAAGGAGTCAGGTTTCGGAAGAGAAGGTTCCTTGCATGGTATCGAGGACTACACCGTTATCAAGACGATCACTATTGGAAACCTACCATCTCCATTATAA
- the RAD57 gene encoding putative DNA-dependent ATPase RAD57, producing MDLYEQLPSSDIIYQPEYKFLLDAATSHGITCLDFLSQSPANLMKVINRSINEIVKFQETLRTEFDKAITEIKIQKKVDIELEDRPMCFTSGDSEIDRLLGGGIYTKGITEIFGESSTGKSQLLLQLALSVQLPEEMAGLRGQSVYITTEGDLPTKRLDGIIQNSSLFKDEDGNPLVSQRRIFTVTCNDWANQEHVTTVQLPILLERHPSIRLVVIDSISHHLRVELQSKTFQESRDNRHIIDWMAEHLLGLAQKHNVAIVVANQVSDKLLQEKPVQQDFKDYDYQLGWFIGWKNSTIYYRHQFNEQERTNEDLLSDDEDYSLIVEQVAKKVQQKNNGNGESAPVASTSNQHQPQQQIQQIQQQQQQQQQQQQQQQQQQQNQNQNQNQNQNKTPGLNFISKRKRALDTKVPGLGLTWANHLMTRIKLEKWYQASPSIRSGNFDYDDTTDPTKFWQVRRNLKVVFSTYAPKGEMRYNITSEGVVSVK from the coding sequence ATGGACTTATACGAACAGCTTCCGTCCAGCGATATAATATATCAGCCTGAGTACAAGTTTCTACTGGATGCAGCCACATCGCATGGAATAACATGTTTGGACTTTTTATCGCAATCGCCTGCGAACTTGATGAAGGTAATCAATAGATCTATTAATGAGATCGTGAAGTTCCAGGAAACCTTACGAACTGAGTTTGATAAGGCAATTACGGAGATtaaaatacaaaagaaggttgatattgaattaGAGGATCGTCCCATGTGCTTTACATCAGGTGATTCTGAAATTGATCGTTTGCTTGGGGGAGGCATCTATACCAAGGGCATCACTGAAATATTTGGCGAGAGTAGCACAGGAAAGTCGCAACTCTTGCTACAACTGGCACTCAGCGTACAGCTTCCGGAGGAAATGGCTGGTTTGCGAGGCCAGAGTGTTTATATCACTACGGAAGGTGATTTACCAACGAAAAGGCTTGATGGTATCATACAAAACTCATCATTGTTTAAGGATGAGGATGGAAACCCATTAGTATCTCAACGACGCATATTTACTGTTACATGCAATGATTGGGCTAATCAGGAACATGTGACTACGGTTCAACTACCTATTCTTTTAGAAAGACACCCCTCTATAAGATTGGTCGTGATAGACTCCATATCGCATCATCTCAGAGTGGAGTTGCAATCAAAAACATTTCAAGAATCTCGAGACAACAGGCATATTATAGACTGGATGGCGGAACACCTCTTAGGATTAGCACAAAAACATAATGTGGCAATTGTTGTTGCCAATCAAGTGAGTGATAAATTACTGCAAGAAAAACCTGTACAACAAGACTTTAAAGATTACGATTACCAATTAGGATGGTTTATCGGGTGGAAAAACTCCACAATTTATTATAGACATCAATTTAATGAACAGGAAAGGACAAATGAGGACCTACtaagtgatgatgaagactACTCTTTAATAGTAGAGCAAGTTGcaaaaaaagtacaacaaaagaataacGGCAATGGAGAATCAGCACCTGTAGCATCCACCTCAAATCAGCACCAGCCCCAACAACAGATACAGCAGatacagcaacagcaacagcaacagcaacagcaacagcaacagcaacagcaacagcaacagaaccagaaccagaaccagaaccagaaccagaatAAAACTCCCGGACTCAACTTcatatcaaaaagaaagagagcaTTGGATACTAAGGTTCCAGGTCTTGGCTTAACTTGGGCTAATCATCTGATGACTAGAataaaacttgaaaaatggTATCAGGCATCACCTAGCATAAGAAGTGGGAATtttgattatgatgataCAACAGATCCAACAAAATTCTGGCAAGTGCGAAGAAACTTAAAAGTCGTCTTCTCAACGTATGCGCCTAAAGGTGAAATGCGCTATAATATTACAAGTGAAGGTGTTGTGTCCGTCAAATAA
- the MAF1 gene encoding RNA polymerase III-inhibiting protein MAF1: MKFIDEFDLEVVNQALNFETSDCSITGGCDVFTTKPVASDKKLYKTIDRHLESLIQESESLTAAAHRRQSVDEKNGVIEEKINEELHSPNPNSFWEQKRRMSVSENPNGATVSPVIKSNKLNDQNLKEFVLSTDSMASPVVTSGTQSNSNNSHSNNNNNNNLNNSNGYMSSSSVDSGSLGIGPHNSAFLRRSSSAGSIASNHTDSSKRRPSTSGSIHEASNSPLQRRRSSVQTRENVNIGPFGPINETASRRAFAYLIAILNASYPDHDFSSLEPTDFVKCSKKSFISKFENTLISLGKPPQEWIWETINSHMDINECAFYQYVPQKSFLEDEPGHLWSLMWFLFNKKRKRVAYVYLTAFRLKGTSSVGNSIILGEDEDDSSSKVGAERRRARKLTLDNDNDFEGEYDLTYEENAVIDDDDEDMDPNFNNNGVNNRN; this comes from the exons ATGAAG TTTATTGATGAGTTTGATTTAGAAGTTGTCAATCAGGCTCTTAATTTTGAGACGTCTGATTGTAGTATAACAGGTGGTTGTGACGTTTTCACAACGAAGCCTGTAGCTTCGGATAAGAAGCTTTATAAGACGATTGACCGTCATTTGGAGTCTTTAATACAGGAGAGCGAGTCATTAACTGCGGCAGCTCATCGAAGGCAATCTGTGGATGAAAAGAATGGGGTAATTGAGGAGAAGATTAATGAGGAATTACATAGCCCAAATCCCAATTCGTTTTGGGAACAGAAGAGACGAATGTCCGTTAGTGAGAACCCCAATGGAGCAACTGTTTCACCAGTAATAAAATCTAATAAGTTGAATGATCAaaatttgaaggaattTGTGCTGTCTACGGACAGTATGGCTTCGCCTGTGGTGACTTCCGGAACCCaaagcaacagcaacaacagccacagcaacaacaacaacaacaacaatttgAATAACAGCAATGGTTATATGAGCTCGTCATCAGTAGACTCTGGATCTTTGGGAATTGGTCCTCACAATTCCGCTTTCTTAAGGAGGAGCAGCAGTGCCGGGAGTATCGCTAGTAACCATACAGACTCCTCGAAAAGAAGGCCAAGCACAAGTGGGTCTATACACGAAGCGTCAAACTCGCCACTACAAAGAAGGAGGTCTTCTGTACAAACAAGAGAGAACGTGAATATCGGACCGTTTGGTCCCATCAATGAAACCGCTAGTAGAAGAGCTTTCGCCTATCTAATAGCCATCTTAAACGCCTCATATCCGGACCATGACTTTTCATCTCTTGAACCAACAGATTTTGTCAAGTGTTCGAAAAAAAGCTTCATCTCGAAGTTCGAGAACACTTTAATATCTTTGGGGAAACCGCCTCAGGAATGGATTTGGGAGACTATCAATTCACATATGGATATCAACGAATGCGCGTTTTATCAATATGTGCCTCAGaaatcttttcttgaagatgaaCCAGGGCACCTTTGGTCTCTTATGTGgtttttgttcaataagaagagaaagagagtCGCGTATGTGTATTTGACCGCATTCAGACTAAAGGGAACGTCTTCTGTTGGAAATAGTATAATACTTGGcgaggatgaggatgacAGCTCCAGTAAAGTAGGTGCAGAGCGTagaagagcaagaaaaCTAACGTTAGATAACGACAACGATTTTGAAGGTGAATATGATCTAACgtatgaagaaaatgctgTTattgatgacgatgatgaagacatGGATCCAAATTTCAACAATAACGGGGTAAATAATAGAAACTGA
- the SOK1 gene encoding Sok1p yields the protein MSGRGKGGKGLGKGGAKRHRKILRDNIQGITKPAIRRLARRGGVKRISGLIYEEVRNVLKTFLESVIRDAVTYTEHAKRKTVTSLDVVYALKRQDISDTSLMEQTRTQANTPPQESLQMQDAGSQNNSSSASASQAAAVAAAAAAAAAAAAAASVVISPPSQGSSSSPHSGNLQPGANIGSGSGSGLDLGLGLVDGSATNDNGSTGTRGTRSTTGSAMSQSNSDQSGSSSSSRPRDHGSREDQLVGVDLGSASMGPGSHLHLHLDEYVQDARQMGSNGFVTPSHAKEQHQGPGHSQGHGSSTSPGPGPGPGHSQGPGHSLFPPSGPLENHSEKRNVFQHNQDIHKNMQQSNANINRDGVGIEMDDVDMDGDTNMDVNMDINMDMDIDIQEGAHRDTMDSSPSTSPSSSSSSSTSTSTSSLSSSGRSMATHSSNSNFNAERRPSSFNTAISHNNTTIFKPFDSQTGQFVAPPAVPSKRHNRKEQDMEQQQEQGHEHEHEHEQEQDDDDDDEDEDEDDLMDSTRHNHSTATTIRPDESSPPSTSTSAVTSLMSTSSDPHSNPNSSSSLNNTTMSRSAGKQTFGNVTTTTTTTNNNTNNSSAHQQRKMHNQIPQHTPQTQAPSFSRVQRSKMRSLSVPTILHSSLRKMSNVAQHNGVNPTTSKHHHHHHHHHQQQQQLPPARLTLKHSNNSSTSLAQANANSNSNSNSNSNSNSNASQNPVGLVRKKRSLKRDQFSLRNAILMTHRLHSSDSKDISLEERIKYIKTYPTPVPLPPINLQCLKEIDLSEIVKNPQLRHDIVFDPMLQFRPNLDGERGIKKRQIADKYWNDVENEIFVYNQRPDVFDENRSRLVPLFNTLKDVLVTIVPQKEVSTVANVLDTELLIQELLKGSLVMSSFSEWLSQLFKHHCAPMRDPWVDKMSLKFKEAEENNSIPTLVEALRLVFQILEAMKLDIANHQIRILRPALLSNTVDFEKQYFQSLLNSSRVDLKSSLKWFADKYKEACDDGLIDPSKPTSIPQLYKVCIRSVISLLSCRKMVKEYPTALSFDHARLILLRADIRQIVCLMVCKLLFKQLVANNTELTRPMKEFIIKSYTTKRLKEEIVSIITDEHGNCRWTKNTLSIAVQLNKVIDQLKEEYLRQNPEENASSNTGSESSSQKEQLPQPLPSSSSAKLSLDQKKIDFSTSWLSKQTQPLSDVYGVLEARVFRSLEDVVFKFGECSKDGTVKQDFISMCGNTTNSASTAAGGVAATGDEPTATLSSSAFQSPSKANRTLTSKKELEIKESLAAIDMEEFENSYRHLYTVVNFHWSVFGCHYLEYMGDKVEKV from the exons atgTCCGGTAGAGGTAAAGGTGGTAAAGGTCTAGGTAAAGGTGGTGCCAAGCGTCACAGAAAGATCCTCAGAGATAACATCCAAGGTATCACCAAGCCAGCCATCAGAAGATTGGCCAGAAGAGGTGGTGTCAAGCGTATTTCCGGTTTGATCTACGAAGAAGTCCGTAACGTTCTAAAGACTTTCTTGGAATCCGTCATCAGAGACGCCGTCACATACACTGAACACGCCAAGAGAAAGACTGTTACTTCTCTCGATGTTGTGTACGCCTTGAAGAGACAAG ATATATCAGATACCTCACTCATGGAGCAGACAAGGACTCAGGCGAATACTCCTCCGCAGGAATCGTTGCAAATGCAGGATGCAGGCTCCCAGAATAATTCGAGTAGCGCCAGCGCTTCTCAGGCAGCGGCagtggcagcagcagcagcagcagccgctgctgctgctgctgctgcctCAGTGGTGATTTCCCCGCCGTCGCAAGGCTCGTCTAGCAGCCCGCACTCGGGAAACCTCCAGCCAGGCGCCAATATAGGCAGTGGCAGCGGCAGCGGCCTTGaccttggccttggccttgtTGATGGTAGTGCTACGAACGACAATGGAAGTACAGGTACCAGGGGTACCAGGAGTACCACTGGTAGCGCTATGTCGCAGTCAAATAGCGACCAGAGCggcagtagcagcagcagcaggcCGAGAGATCACGGCAGCAGGGAGGACCAGCTTGTGGGCGTCGACCTAGGGTCCGCCAGCATGGGGCCTGGCTCCCATTTGCACTTGCACTTGGACGAGTACGTCCAGGATGCAAGACAGATGGGCAGTAACGGGTTTGTTACCCCGTCGCATGCAAAGGAGCAGCACCAAGGCCCTGGCCACAGCCAGGGCCATGGTTCGAGCACTagccctggccctggcccaGGTCCTGGCCACAGCCAAGGCCCAGGTCATAGCCTCTTCCCTCCCTCAGGCCCTCTCGAGAACCATTCcgaaaaaagaaacgtttTTCAGCACAATCAGGATATTCACAAGAATATGCAACAGAGCAACGCAAACATCAATAGGGATGGTGTTGGCATAGAGATGGACGACGTCGACATGGACGGAGATACAAACATGGATGTCAACATGGATATCAACATGGACATGGACATCGACATCCAAGAAGGTGCACACAGAGATACCATGGACTCCTCGCCGTCAACctcaccttcttcttcttcctcctcctcgacctcaacatcaacatccTCTTTATCGTCGTCCGGCAGGTCCATGGCCACCCACTCCTCGAATTCAAACTTCAACGCAGAAAGACGGCCCTCCTCCTTCAACACGGCCATCTCACACAACAATACCACCATATTCAAGCCGTTCGACTCGCAAACGGGCCAATTCGTGGCCCCACCGGCCGTACCATCAAAACGCCacaacagaaaagaacaagacaTGGAACAGCAGCAGGAGCAGGGGCACGAGCACGAGCACGAGCACGAGCAGGAAcaggatgatgatgatgatgatgaggatgaggatgaggatgatcTCATGGACTCCACTCGCCACAATCATAGCACCGCCACCACCATCAGACCAGACGAATCATCACCCCCCTCCACTTCAACATCGGCCGTAACCAGCCTCATGTCTACTTCATCAGACCCTCACTCAAACCCAAACTCAAGCTCGAGTCTGAACAATACAACCATGTCCAGGTCTGCCGGAAAACAGACTTTCGGAAATgttaccaccaccaccaccaccaccaacaacaacacaaaCAACTCCTCCGCTCACCAACAACGGAAAATGCATAATCAAATACCCCAACATACCCCACAGACACAGGCACCCTCGTTCTCAAGAGTCCAAAGATCAAAAATGAGGTCTCTTTCGGTACCAACCATATTGCATTCTTCGTTGCGGAAGATGAGCAACGTAGCCCAACACAACGGCGTAAACCCCACTACTTCCAAGcatcaccatcaccatcatcaccaccaccaacaacaacaacagttACCCCCAGCACGCTTGACGTTGAAACACTCTAATAACTCGTCCACTTCTTTGGCCCAGGCGAACGCGAACTCGAACTCGAACTCGAACTCAAACTCGaactcaaactcaaacGCCAGCCAGAACCCCGTGGGACTCGTAAGAAAGAAACGATCGCTCAAGAGGGACCAGTTCTCGTTGAGAAATGCCATCTTGATGACGCACCGCCTACACTCATCAGACAGCAAGGATATCTCGTTGGAGGAAAGGATAAAGTACATCAAAACATACCCAACGCCAGTACCCTTACCGCCAATTAACTTGCAATGTTTGAAAGAGATCGATTTGTCAGAGATCGTGAAGAACCCGCAATTGAGACACGATATAGTTTTCGACCCAATGCTCCAATTCAGACCAAACCTCGATGGCGAAAGAGGtatcaagaaaagacaaaTTGCAGACAAGTACTGGAACGATGTGGAAAATGAAATCTTCGTTTACAACCAAAGGCCTGACGTGTTCGATGAAAATAGATCAAGACTAGTGCCACTATTCAATACCCTAAAGGATGTCCTGGTGACCATTGTGCCTCAAAAGGAGGTCTCAACCGTGGCAAACGTGTTGGACACTGAATTGCTAATACAAGAGCTATTAAAGGGTTCGCTCGTGATGTCAAGCTTTTCAGAATGGCTGTCACAGCTTTTCAAGCACCACTGTGCTCCAATGAGAGATCCGTGGGTAGACAAAATGTCTTTGAAGTTTAAAGAGGCAGAGGAGAATAACTCCATTCCAACATTGGTGGAAGCCCTAAGGCTAGTGTTCCAGATATTGGAAGCAATGAAGTTGGATATAGCCAACCATCAGATTAGAATCCTAAGACCAGCTCTCTTGAGCAATACTGTTGATTTCGAAAAACAATACTTCCAATCTTTGTTGAACAGCAGCAGGGTAGATCTAAAATCTTCCCTAAAGTGGTTCGCGGACAAGTACAAGGAGGCATGTGATGACGGGCTAATAGATCCTTCTAAGCCAACCTCTATCCCACAGCTTTACAAAGTTTGCATCAGGAGTGTGATAAGCCTTTTATCGTGCAGAAAAATGGTTAAAGAATACCCCACAGCGTTGTCATTTGACCACGCAAGACTAATACTACTCCGGGCTGACATTAGGCAAATCGTTTGTTTGATGGTTTGTAAATTACTATTTAAACAACTCGTGGCAAACAATACAGAGCTCACCAGACCGATGAAAGAGTTTATCATCAAGAGCTACACTACCAAAAggttgaaagaagaaatagtCAGTATCATCACTGATGAACATGGAAACTGCAGATGGACTAAGAATACTTTGAGTATCGCAGTTCAGCTAAACAAGGTAATCGATCAGTTGAAGGAAGAGTATCTCAGACAGaatccagaagaaaatgcatCATCAAATACTGGCTCAGAATCATCTTCTCAGAAAGAACAATTACCACAGCCACtaccatcttcttctagtGCTAAACTATCTCTTgaccagaagaagattgacTTCTCTACATCGTGGTTGTCGAAGCAAACTCAACCACTGAGCGATGTGTATGGGGTTCTTGAAGCTAGGGTGTTCAGGTCCCTTGAAGATGTGGTTTTCAAATTTGGAGAATGCTCCAAAGACGGAACTGTCAAGCAAGATTTCATAAGTATGTGCGGAAACACTACAAATTCCGCATCAACCGCAGCCGGCGGCGTAGCAGCAACAGGCGATGAACCAACTGCTACATTGTCTTCCTCTGCTTTCCAATCACCTTCAAAGGCAAACCGGACTTTAACAAGCAAGAAGGAATTGGAAATCAAGGAAAGTCTCGCTGCTATTGATATGGAAGAATTCGAAAACTCTTACCGCCACTTATACACAGTGGTAAACTTCCATTGGTCTGTCTTTGGATGCCACTACCTCGAATATATGGGAGACAAGGTCGAGAAGGTATAA
- the HHT1 gene encoding histone H3 produces MARTKQTARKSTGGKAPRKQLASKAARKSAPSTGGVKKPHRYKPGTVALREIRRFQKSTELLIRKLPFQRLVREIAQDFKTDLRFQSSAIGALQESVEAYLVSLFEDTNLAAIHAKRVTIQKKDIKLARRLRGERS; encoded by the coding sequence ATGGCCAGAACCAAGCAAACCGCAAGAAAGTCCACTGGTGGTAAAGcaccaagaaaacaactAGCCTCCAAGGCTGCCAGAAAATCCGCCCCATCTACCGGTGGTGTCAAGAAGCCTCACAGATATAAGCCAGGTACCGTCGCCTTGAGAGAAATTAgaagattccaaaaatCCACCGAACTATTGATCAGAAAGTTGCCTTTCCAAAGATTGGTTAGAGAAATCGCCCAAGACTTCAAGACCGATTTGAGATTCCAATCTTCTGCTATCGGTGCCTTGCAAGAATCCGTCGAAGCCTACTTGGTCTCCTTGTTCGAAGACACCAACTTGGCTGCCATCCACGCCAAGAGAGTCACCATCCAAAAGAAGGACATCAAGTTGGCCAGAAGATTGAGAGGTGAGAGATCGTGA
- the TRP1 gene encoding phosphoribosylanthranilate isomerase TRP1 — protein MLVKICGLQSVEAAQTALDRGADLLGVICVPNRKRTVTPATAKQISQLVHQGNHSQGNHQARLVGVFRNQPLEEVLALYHEYNLDVIQLHGNEDVVQWRKWIPKDITLIKAFQFPGDCDVVTSPAVAQLQLENVLVLFDSGEGGTGQQLDWNGMASWCQNQGNTTRFILAGGLTPDNVRHAITSLAPHAIGVDVSGGVETNGQKDMAKIAAFISQARGLSI, from the coding sequence ATGCTCGTCAAGATCTGCGGCTTGCAGTCTGTTGAAGCTGCTCAAACAGCGCTGGATCGCGGCGCAGACCTGCTGGGAGTCATATGCGTCCCCAACAGGAAACGCACCGTCACGCCAGCAACAGCAAAACAAATCTCACAACTGGTTCACCAGGGCAATCATTCCCAAGGGAATCACCAGGCCAGGCTTGTCGGGGTGTTCCGGAACCAGCCTCTGGAAGAAGTGCTCGCCCTGTACCACGAATACAACCTAGACGTTATCCAGCTTCACGGCAACGAAGATGTGGTCCAATGGAGAAAATGGATCCCCAAGGACATCACGTTGATCAAGGCGTTCCAGTTCCCTGGCGACTGCGACGTGGTGACATCGCCAGCGGTCGCACAGCTCCAGCTGGAAAACGTGCTGGTGCTGTTCGACTCGGGCGAAGGTGGCACGGGCCAGCAGCTCGACTGGAACGGCATGGCCAGCTGGTGTCAGAACCAAGGTAATACCACCCGCTTCATACTCGCGGGAGGACTCACCCCAGATAACGTGCGCCACGCCATCACAAGCCTCGCGCCCCATGCCATCGGAGTCGACGTCAGCGGAGGTGTCGAGACTAACGGCCAGAAGGACATGGCCAAGATCGCTGCCTTCATATCACAGGCGAGGGGTCTATCTATCTAA